The following nucleotide sequence is from Pedobacter sp. PACM 27299.
TTGGTTTCCGGATTATTGCTTACTTTATTCTGTACATCTGCATATCCTACAGATTTGGAATAGATCAGGCTATCATTATGGCAAATAGCCACACTTCCCATAAACTTTTGTTTGTTAAAAAGTTGGTCAAAATAATCGTCCAGTTTTGATTGAGCACAAGATTGCTGCACTCCGGAGGCATAAAAAAATAGAAGAAGAATAAGGGCGCTTTTCATGATTCACAAACTGTTATGCAGGATGAAGATAGACAAAACTTCCAGTTGGTGTCTTAGTTTAAAGAATTGCTTTCCCGATTTTTAAGGCATAGTCTCCCAGATCTGTCAGATTGGTGTTCGACAGGATGATGATACTCAGTTCACTGTTTAAATAATGAAACCACACCGCATTCGCACCTGCGATCCTGCCATACCTTTCCATTCGTTTGTGTTTTTGATGATCCCGAACCCAAACACTGTAGCCATAATCATCTAATCCAGGTGTTAAAAGCTGATCCAAAGTTTCTTTGTTTATCAGTTTAAAAGAAAACAGGGCATTATTAAACTTAATCAGGTCGGAGGTACAAGAATACATGGCGCCTGCAGCAGAGAAATCTTCTACGTAAATAGGGATGTTGGGAATTAAATGGTCCAGACTTTTATCCTTATAGTAAGGGGTAGCGAGATTTTTTATCAATTTATAATGAGAAAGCAGTCCTGAGTTCTGCATTCCTAATGGAATAAGGATCTGCTGATTTAAGATTTGCTCGTAGGGTAATTGATAGATTACCTCTAAAATCTGACCTAAAATCATGTATTCCCCGTTGTTGTAATCGAATTTAGTTCCTGGTTTAGTCACCAAATCATTGGAACAAAAACGAGCAACAATTTCCTGTAAGGAATAGGGGGTATGATAAAAGCCAAGTCCATACTTTAAAAAGTTCTCATCTTTAGCGGTATCCGTATTTTTCATTCCAGAAGTATGATTCAATAACTGATGAATCGTCACTTTTGAACCAGCTTCTCCTTTATAATCAGGTAAATAATCCAGTATCTTTTTATTCAAATCAATTTTCCCATGCTCTACTAATTGAAGAATCAGCACTGCTGTAAATGTTTTTGTGATGGAGCAAACCTGGTATTTGGTGTTGTTTGTGATTGGAGAATTGAAGGCGCGCTCCGCTATGCCAAAGCTTTTGTGGTAGACTATTTTTGAATTCTTCTGCACCAATACAGTTCCGTTAAATTGGTGCTGTTTGGCATAAATTTCCACCAAATCGTTAACTTTTTGTGTTTGGCCGAAAGCGTAGTGACTAATGATAAAAAGGAACAGGGTATTTAAAAAGATCTTCATTTCCAGGGTTTGTTTAATGAAGAGACACCGGTTAATTTGATAAGTTGCACGTAACTTAATGCCTCTGCCTTTTATTTCTCTTTCTATAATCCGATGTCTTTCTCTTACCTTTGCAAATATTCAATATTCCATACTGTGATTAATGTAAACAACATCTCCGTTTCATTTGGCGGAACCACTCTTTTTAGCGACGTTACCTTTTCGATCAACGAGAACGATAAAATTGCCCTGATGGGTAAGAATGGTGCGGGCAAATCGACCATTTTAAAAATCATTGCCAATGCGTCAAAACCTACCTCTGGTAACGTAACCGGTCCTAAGGACGCGGTAATTGCGTATTTGCCACAGCATTTCCTGACCCAGGATAAGGCGACCGTTTTTGAAGAAACGATGAAAGCTTTTGAAGAGGTAAACCAGATGCAAAAAGAGCTTGAGGAGCTGAATGAGCAGCTGACGATTCGTACCGATTACGATAGTGACGATTACATGAAACTAATTGAACGCGTTTCCGAACTGAGCGAGAAATTTTATTCGATTGAAGAGGTCAATTATGATGCAGAGGTCGAAAAGGTATTAAAAGGCTTAGGTTTCGAGCGTAAAGACTTTAGCCGCCAAACTTCTGAGTTTTCGGGCGGATGGAGGATGCGTATCGAGCTTGCTAAAATTCTGTTAAAGAAACCTGATTTGATCTTGTTGGATGAGCCTACCAACCACATGGATATCGAGAGTATCCAATGGCTGGAAGATTTCCTGATCAACTCTGCTAAAGCAGTAATGGTCATCTCCCATGACCGTGCCTTTGTAGATAACATTACCAATCGTACCATTGAGGTAACGATGGGCAGAATCTACGATTATAAAGCAAAATATAGTCATTACTTACAGTTGCGCGCAGATCGTCGTGTTCACCAAGTGAAAGCTTATGAGGAACAGCAGCGTTTTATCGCAGATAATCAGGAGTTCATAGACCGTTTTAGAGGGGTCTACTCGAAAACCTTGTCGGTACAGTCGCGAGTGAAGATGCTCGAAAAGCTCGAAGTGATCGAGATCGACGAAGTGGATACTTCAGCATTGCGCCTGAAATTCCCGCCATCGCCGCGTTCCGGTCAATATCCGGTAATCGTAGAGGAGCTTACTAAAACCTATGGAGATCATGTGGTGTTCGAAAAAGCATCGATGGTGATCAAACAGGGAGAAAAAGTTGCTTTTGTTGGTAAAAACGGTGAAGGTAAGTCAACCATGATCAAAGCCATCATGGGTGAGATCGATTTTGAAGGGGAATTAAAAGTAGGTCATAATGCAAAGATTGGATACTTTGCCCAAAATCAGGCTGCATTGCTTGATGAAAATATGACGGTATTTGAAACCATCAACCAGATTCCACTAAGCGATGGTTCCATCAAAATTAAAGACCTTTTAGGTGCCTTTATGTTCAGTGGTGATGATACCACGAAGAAAGTTAAGGTGCTTTCCGGAGGAGAGAAAACCCGTTTAGCTATGATCAAGTTACTGTTAGAGC
It contains:
- a CDS encoding serine hydrolase domain-containing protein, which codes for MKIFLNTLFLFIISHYAFGQTQKVNDLVEIYAKQHQFNGTVLVQKNSKIVYHKSFGIAERAFNSPITNNTKYQVCSITKTFTAVLILQLVEHGKIDLNKKILDYLPDYKGEAGSKVTIHQLLNHTSGMKNTDTAKDENFLKYGLGFYHTPYSLQEIVARFCSNDLVTKPGTKFDYNNGEYMILGQILEVIYQLPYEQILNQQILIPLGMQNSGLLSHYKLIKNLATPYYKDKSLDHLIPNIPIYVEDFSAAGAMYSCTSDLIKFNNALFSFKLINKETLDQLLTPGLDDYGYSVWVRDHQKHKRMERYGRIAGANAVWFHYLNSELSIIILSNTNLTDLGDYALKIGKAIL
- a CDS encoding ABC-F family ATP-binding cassette domain-containing protein, with the protein product MINVNNISVSFGGTTLFSDVTFSINENDKIALMGKNGAGKSTILKIIANASKPTSGNVTGPKDAVIAYLPQHFLTQDKATVFEETMKAFEEVNQMQKELEELNEQLTIRTDYDSDDYMKLIERVSELSEKFYSIEEVNYDAEVEKVLKGLGFERKDFSRQTSEFSGGWRMRIELAKILLKKPDLILLDEPTNHMDIESIQWLEDFLINSAKAVMVISHDRAFVDNITNRTIEVTMGRIYDYKAKYSHYLQLRADRRVHQVKAYEEQQRFIADNQEFIDRFRGVYSKTLSVQSRVKMLEKLEVIEIDEVDTSALRLKFPPSPRSGQYPVIVEELTKTYGDHVVFEKASMVIKQGEKVAFVGKNGEGKSTMIKAIMGEIDFEGELKVGHNAKIGYFAQNQAALLDENMTVFETINQIPLSDGSIKIKDLLGAFMFSGDDTTKKVKVLSGGEKTRLAMIKLLLEPVNVLILDEPTNHLDMKTKDIIKDALRDFDGTIILVSHDRDFLDGLAEKVFEFGNKRVREHFEDIKGFLAYKKMDNLKEIEQN